Proteins from a genomic interval of Bdellovibrionales bacterium:
- the hisF gene encoding imidazole glycerol phosphate synthase subunit HisF codes for MLARRVIPCLDVADGKVVKGLRFRDHEVVGEIEDLAAFYSDEGADELVFYDITASADGRDISQGWVERIARRINIPFCVAGGISSVDAAKRVLFSGADKVSVNTPALLRPQLITELAEQFGRQCVVVGIDSMKVQDEYLVRSHTGRTSTQQSTNWKTLDWIVEVQRLGAGEIVLNCMDQDGVRTGYDLEQLLIARALCDVPLVASGGAGTLAHFEEVFRLTQVDGALAASVFHKKLFSIGEVKKYCRERGIRIRQ; via the coding sequence CCCTTGTCTGGACGTAGCAGATGGAAAGGTTGTTAAGGGATTGAGATTTCGTGATCATGAAGTGGTCGGAGAGATCGAGGACTTAGCTGCTTTCTATTCTGATGAGGGCGCAGATGAATTGGTTTTTTATGATATCACAGCGAGCGCAGACGGAAGAGATATCTCTCAAGGATGGGTGGAGCGAATCGCTCGAAGAATTAATATTCCATTTTGCGTGGCTGGAGGCATTAGCTCCGTTGATGCTGCAAAAAGAGTTCTGTTCTCAGGTGCAGACAAAGTGTCGGTTAACACGCCCGCCCTGCTTCGCCCGCAATTGATTACCGAATTGGCTGAACAATTTGGTCGGCAATGCGTTGTCGTTGGCATCGACAGCATGAAAGTTCAGGATGAATATTTGGTTCGCTCTCACACGGGTCGAACTTCGACGCAACAGAGTACCAATTGGAAGACTCTGGATTGGATTGTCGAAGTGCAAAGGCTTGGTGCGGGTGAAATTGTCCTGAATTGCATGGATCAAGATGGAGTGCGCACGGGATATGATTTAGAGCAGTTACTGATTGCACGTGCCTTGTGTGATGTGCCCTTGGTGGCTTCGGGCGGAGCGGGCACGCTGGCTCACTTTGAGGAGGTTTTTCGACTCACTCAAGTTGATGGGGCCCTCGCGGCAAGTGTCTTTCACAAAAAGTTGTTTTCGATCGGCGAAGTGAAAAAGTACTGCAGAGAGCGCGGAATTAGAATTCGCCAATAA
- a CDS encoding bifunctional phosphoribosyl-AMP cyclohydrolase/phosphoribosyl-ATP diphosphatase HisIE → MNKLEDKCLPISNKIQEPPKISDLDWKKGGGLIPAIVQDYFSGRVLMLGYVNQESMERTLATSRVTFFSRSRNTIWEKGETSGNTLQLVRWAIDCDSDTILILAKPDGPTCHTGQVSCFGNGASGAWGFLEELEAHLEIRRQDSTGQSYTAKLLESGIRRVAQKVGEEGIETVIAAVSGDKGDLANETADLIYHLLVLLLARGMSWKDVLEVLAQRKK, encoded by the coding sequence ATGAATAAGCTTGAAGATAAGTGCTTGCCAATATCAAATAAGATCCAGGAACCACCAAAAATTTCTGACTTGGATTGGAAAAAGGGCGGAGGTTTGATTCCAGCGATTGTTCAAGATTATTTCTCTGGCCGAGTATTGATGTTGGGTTATGTAAATCAAGAATCAATGGAGAGAACCTTAGCCACTAGCAGGGTTACTTTTTTTAGTCGTAGTCGCAACACGATTTGGGAAAAGGGCGAAACTTCCGGTAACACGCTCCAGTTGGTCCGCTGGGCAATTGACTGTGACAGCGACACGATTTTGATTTTGGCTAAACCCGATGGGCCGACTTGCCATACAGGTCAGGTGAGTTGCTTTGGCAATGGTGCTTCAGGTGCTTGGGGATTTCTTGAGGAACTAGAGGCTCATTTAGAAATTCGTCGACAGGATTCGACAGGTCAGTCCTATACGGCCAAACTGCTTGAATCGGGGATTCGCCGTGTTGCCCAAAAAGTGGGAGAAGAGGGGATCGAGACAGTTATTGCTGCAGTGTCGGGAGACAAGGGAGACTTGGCCAACGAAACCGCGGACTTAATTTATCATTTGTTGGTGTTGCTTTTGGCTCGCGGGATGAGTTGGAAGGATGTGCTGGAAGTCTTAGCTCAAAGAAAAAAGTAG